In the Bacteroidota bacterium genome, CCGCCATATTCACATCGGGGACAAAACGCAGGAGCGGAGCCGCTTTCATTCTCATCAGTTCAATTTTTTGAGGCGTAAGGAATTTCCAGAAATCATCTTCCCATGTTTCGCGCACATCTTTGATGTTTTTTTTCACAGTGAAAGAGTCAAGTGGAATCCGGGCAATGTAGGCACGGCACTCTTTCACGATGCGTTGAAAGTCCTCTCCGCTCTGGTCGCCAATTAAAATTTCCAACTTGCTCAGTCGCGTATTGAAAATGGAAACAAGAATCGGAATCTGCTTTATGCCGTTCTCATCTTTGGGCATCATGTTGAAATGCTCAAAGTTTTCCCAGAAGTCAACAATGAGAAAATTATCTTTTTTATTTTCAGGAAGCCATTCTAAATGCTTACACGCTTCCAAACTCCTTGTTCCGCGCCCGATCATCTGCCAGAATTTTATCTGCGAGCCAACAGGTTTCATAAATGCAAGGTTCATCACTTCGGGAACATCCACACCCGTATCGAGCATATCTACTGAGATCGCAATGCGGGGCATATCCTGTTTCTTGAATTTTGCCAGTAAATCACTTGCGCGCTCCACACCGGATGTAATCACACGCGCAAGCTGCCCTTTGTGTTCGGGATACATTTCATTGAAGGTTTCTTCCAAACGGATGGCGTGTTTCTGAGTAATAGCAAATATGATGGTCTTTGCAGGAAGCTGTCCTCCGGCATCCTTGTGGCAAACATCCATGAATTCTTCCCACTGCCGGACAAGGGTATCCTTATTCGTTACCTTTTTTTCCAAATCTGTCCCTTCAAAGTTGATGTCTTCGGGATTGATGCCTCGTTCTTTCAGCGATTCCTGATCTGCTTCGGATAAATCCACTCCTTTTATTCCCTTCCGCTGAAATTTTGTTTGAGCGGAATACACATTGTAATCGGCAAGGTATCCTTCCTTAACTGCATCATCATATTTATAAAGATAAGTTGGTGCAGTTCCATCACACTCAAAAAACCGGAAAGTATCTCGGTCAAGAAAATGCGCGGGGGTTGCCGTTAAGCCAATTTGAACCGCATCAAAGTAGGCAAGTACATCGGTGTATTTATTGTAAATGCTTCTATGGCACTCATCGGAAACAATCAAATCAAATTCGGCAGGATTAAATTTTTCATAGCATAACTCCAGCGTTTGCAATGTGCTTACATACACGCGGGTGGTTTTATCAATATTGAAAGTGCGGATGCGGGTCCTTGCTTCGTTTGGCAAATGAACTTTGAAACCATCGGTCAATGCCTGGTCAACCAAACTGTCTCTGTCAGCAAGAAATAAAACTTTTTGCGCCTGCCGTGCTTGCAGGAAAACATCTATCAGAGCCATTATTGTTCTTGTCTTTCCGGTTCCGGTTGCCATCACGAGCAATGCCTTTCGCTTTTTTCTTTTTTCAACGGCTTCGGAAATCCTTCTGATAGCTTCAATTTGGTAGGAACGATTAACAATATTGTCCTTGATCTTTATTTCGTTGAGCGGAAGTTTGTTTTGTTTGAGGTGAAGTAGTCGTTCAAGATTCTCTTTAGAAAAAAATCCGGCAACTAATCTTTCAGGATATTGTTCCGTGTCCCAGAAAAATATTTCTTCCCCATTCGCCATGAAAGCAAAAGGGCGGAAGGATTGTTTTTTGGCGATTTCGGTTACATAACGAAGCACTTGCTCTTTGCCTACTCTTGCATCGCGCCTTGTTTTCTTGGCTTCAATTACTGCCAATACTTCACCGTTGCTCCTGAATAAACAATAATCAGTAATCCCGCTTTGCGGAGAAGCATCGTAACCTTCAACCGGAATTTCAAAGCCAACCGATGTGCGGTCAGCCAGGTTCCATCCCGCCTTGACCAGATCAGGGTCAATGAGGTTGTAACGGGTTTGGGATTCGTTGAAGGTGGAAATACTCATCTTTAAAAAACATCTACATTTG is a window encoding:
- a CDS encoding DEAD/DEAH box helicase family protein; this translates as MSISTFNESQTRYNLIDPDLVKAGWNLADRTSVGFEIPVEGYDASPQSGITDYCLFRSNGEVLAVIEAKKTRRDARVGKEQVLRYVTEIAKKQSFRPFAFMANGEEIFFWDTEQYPERLVAGFFSKENLERLLHLKQNKLPLNEIKIKDNIVNRSYQIEAIRRISEAVEKRKKRKALLVMATGTGKTRTIMALIDVFLQARQAQKVLFLADRDSLVDQALTDGFKVHLPNEARTRIRTFNIDKTTRVYVSTLQTLELCYEKFNPAEFDLIVSDECHRSIYNKYTDVLAYFDAVQIGLTATPAHFLDRDTFRFFECDGTAPTYLYKYDDAVKEGYLADYNVYSAQTKFQRKGIKGVDLSEADQESLKERGINPEDINFEGTDLEKKVTNKDTLVRQWEEFMDVCHKDAGGQLPAKTIIFAITQKHAIRLEETFNEMYPEHKGQLARVITSGVERASDLLAKFKKQDMPRIAISVDMLDTGVDVPEVMNLAFMKPVGSQIKFWQMIGRGTRSLEACKHLEWLPENKKDNFLIVDFWENFEHFNMMPKDENGIKQIPILVSIFNTRLSKLEILIGDQSGEDFQRIVKECRAYIARIPLDSFTVKKNIKDVRETWEDDFWKFLTPQKIELMRMKAAPLLRFVPDVNMAEAFFTSKMERCGLYMLQKKDTATLINSIREDVDLLPPNLPQVQEKITYREAVLSTKFWTQPQLKNIDEAKTALSPLMKYKREKPSLIVELGLDDVIDSRKWVIVKQGGKEGQKMMVEEYKKKVEEKIEHLASKNTAIQKLKKGEAVTLDDLISLESTLEIELGTDEITLNEDNMLKAFGVRVGSLVDFLKHVLKLETLPSYEQIVRKAFDAFILEHNYNADQTRFLRTVQTVFYQKRKLEEADLYEAPFTNFGMNAVEKLFTEEEIKQLVELTRKLVA